One genomic window of Polyangium aurulentum includes the following:
- a CDS encoding FAD-binding oxidoreductase translates to MLRRPPFPRPSAAAVDKARLLLDRALGPSKVITSPDACLNYAGDESDQDPVTPDAVALVSSADDVARALAAASEAEVPIVPRGAGSGKSGGAVPVGGGIVLATIGMKSIKEIDREELVAVVEPGVILGDFHAAVEAEGLFYPPDPNSLKMCAIGGNIAENAGGPRAFKYGVTREYVLGLEATLMDGTRLRTGRRTVKGVTGYDVTSLLVGSEGTLAVFTEATLQLIPKPPGVVTLLALFDTAFSSGRAVSAIIAAGLVPRCLELLDAGALEAVRARGVPVDARAGALLLIEIDGDAASCEAAMERIGEACVSQGALDVLAAQDKAQRDRLWEARRALSPATRAMARFKISEDVVVPRTRLPDLLTEVGRISEETGVRMLSYGHAGDGNLHVNFLWNDPDQGPAVEKGLDRLFRAVIGMRGTLSGEHGIGTSKAEFLPLEQSAELIDLQRRIKTVFDPRGLLNPHKIFPRRGHGVC, encoded by the coding sequence GTGCTGCGCCGCCCGCCCTTCCCGCGTCCCTCCGCCGCCGCCGTCGACAAGGCGCGCCTCCTGCTCGACCGCGCGCTCGGCCCCTCGAAGGTCATCACCTCGCCCGACGCGTGCCTGAATTACGCGGGCGACGAGTCCGATCAAGACCCCGTCACCCCCGACGCGGTCGCCCTCGTCTCCTCCGCCGACGACGTCGCGCGCGCGCTCGCTGCGGCCAGCGAGGCCGAGGTGCCCATCGTCCCGCGCGGCGCAGGCAGCGGCAAATCCGGCGGCGCCGTGCCCGTCGGCGGCGGCATCGTGCTCGCCACGATCGGCATGAAGTCGATCAAGGAGATCGATCGCGAAGAGCTCGTCGCCGTCGTCGAGCCCGGCGTCATCCTCGGCGACTTCCACGCCGCCGTCGAGGCCGAGGGCCTGTTCTACCCGCCCGACCCGAACTCGCTCAAGATGTGCGCGATCGGCGGCAACATCGCCGAGAACGCCGGCGGCCCGCGCGCCTTCAAGTACGGCGTCACGCGCGAGTACGTGCTCGGCCTCGAGGCGACGCTCATGGACGGCACGCGCCTGCGCACAGGCCGCCGCACGGTCAAAGGCGTCACCGGCTACGACGTCACCTCGCTGCTCGTCGGCAGCGAGGGCACGCTCGCCGTCTTCACCGAGGCCACGCTCCAGCTCATCCCGAAGCCGCCGGGCGTCGTCACGCTCCTCGCGCTCTTCGACACGGCCTTCTCCTCCGGTCGCGCCGTGAGCGCCATCATCGCCGCGGGCCTCGTCCCCCGCTGCCTCGAGCTGCTCGACGCTGGCGCGCTCGAAGCCGTCCGCGCCCGCGGCGTGCCCGTCGATGCGCGCGCAGGGGCGCTGCTCCTCATCGAGATCGACGGCGATGCGGCCTCGTGCGAGGCCGCGATGGAGCGCATCGGCGAGGCGTGCGTCTCGCAGGGCGCGCTCGACGTGCTCGCCGCGCAGGACAAGGCGCAGCGCGACAGGCTCTGGGAGGCCCGGCGCGCGCTCTCGCCGGCCACGCGCGCGATGGCCCGCTTCAAGATCTCCGAGGACGTGGTCGTGCCTCGCACGCGCTTGCCCGATCTGCTCACCGAGGTCGGCCGCATCAGCGAGGAGACCGGCGTGCGCATGCTGAGCTACGGCCACGCGGGCGACGGCAACCTGCACGTGAACTTCCTCTGGAACGATCCGGACCAGGGGCCCGCGGTCGAGAAGGGCCTCGACAGGCTCTTCCGCGCGGTCATCGGCATGCGCGGCACGCTGTCGGGAGAGCACGGGATCGGCACCTCGAAGGCCGAGTTCTTGCCGCTCGAGCAGAGCGCGGAGCTCATCGACCTGCAGCGCCGCATCAAGACCGTCTTCGATCCCCGTGGGCTGCTCAACCCCCACAAGATCTTCCCCCGCCGCGGTCACGGAGTCTGTTAA
- the ruvC gene encoding crossover junction endodeoxyribonuclease RuvC — MRVLGIDPGSRHLGWGVLERVGTRVEHVAHGVIDVDLDGTFADRLVDIDDRLGHVIAEHAPQVSAVESIFFSKDAQSAAKLGHARGVVLLRLARSGLPAHEYAPTLVKRTVVGKGAADKQQVAMVITAILRLGTPPRSDAADALAIALTHLNVASYAAAVAASLPPRSPSRRPGRPGKGKMGVL; from the coding sequence GTGCGGGTCCTCGGCATCGATCCCGGCAGTCGCCACCTCGGCTGGGGCGTGCTCGAACGCGTCGGAACGCGCGTCGAGCACGTCGCTCACGGCGTCATCGACGTCGACCTCGACGGCACCTTCGCCGATCGCCTCGTCGACATCGACGACCGGCTCGGCCATGTGATCGCCGAGCACGCGCCGCAGGTGTCTGCGGTGGAGAGCATCTTCTTCTCGAAGGACGCGCAGAGCGCCGCCAAGCTCGGTCACGCGCGCGGCGTCGTGCTCCTGCGCCTCGCGCGGTCGGGGCTGCCCGCGCACGAGTACGCGCCGACGCTCGTCAAGCGGACCGTCGTGGGCAAAGGCGCCGCGGACAAGCAGCAGGTCGCCATGGTGATCACCGCGATTTTGCGGCTCGGCACGCCTCCTCGCTCCGACGCGGCCGACGCGCTCGCGATCGCCTTGACGCACCTGAACGTCGCGAGCTACGCGGCGGCCGTAGCAGCTTCTCTGCCACCGCGCTCGCCCTCTCGCCGTCCTGGGCGCCCGGGGAAGGGAAAGATGGGCGTGCTATGA
- a CDS encoding LolA family protein, which produces MRKVSLLSIAPFVAAVAVLPAALVLSSDAHAQAKAPAAASKGPSAEEIGKRVQNFYDSTKTFKATFTQTYTIKVQNVKKESKGTVIFEKPGKMSFTYDAPNGNRVVSDGNIIRVYEKENEQMFETPVKGSQYPAALAFLMGKGQLTKDFDLKLLDAAQMKFEGGYVLEGTPREATPAYQKVLLYVDAQTNQVRRVLVLDAQGNRNRFDFSAPVVNQPVTKGEFEFTAPPGTRVIKP; this is translated from the coding sequence ATGCGCAAGGTATCCCTGCTCTCGATCGCACCCTTCGTCGCTGCCGTCGCGGTCTTGCCCGCGGCCCTCGTGCTTTCCAGCGACGCCCACGCGCAGGCCAAGGCGCCCGCCGCCGCATCCAAGGGCCCCTCCGCCGAGGAGATCGGCAAGCGCGTGCAGAATTTCTACGACTCGACCAAGACCTTCAAGGCGACCTTCACGCAGACCTACACGATCAAGGTCCAGAACGTGAAGAAGGAGTCGAAGGGCACGGTCATCTTCGAGAAGCCCGGCAAGATGAGCTTCACGTACGACGCGCCGAACGGCAACCGCGTGGTGTCCGACGGCAACATCATCCGCGTCTACGAGAAGGAAAACGAGCAGATGTTCGAGACGCCGGTGAAGGGCTCGCAATACCCCGCGGCGCTCGCGTTCTTGATGGGCAAAGGTCAGCTCACCAAGGACTTCGACCTCAAGCTGCTCGACGCCGCGCAGATGAAGTTCGAGGGCGGCTACGTCCTCGAGGGCACGCCCAGAGAGGCGACGCCCGCTTACCAGAAAGTCCTGCTCTACGTCGACGCGCAGACCAATCAGGTCCGCCGCGTCCTCGTCCTCGACGCGCAGGGCAACCGAAACCGCTTCGATTTCAGCGCGCCCGTCGTCAACCAGCCGGTGACGAAGGGCGAGTTCGAGTTCACCGCGCCGCCCGGCACGCGCGTGATCAAGCCGTAG
- a CDS encoding PrsW family intramembrane metalloprotease — protein MSNPYGSPPGPYGHPPHHQHAQRPQQGPYGQPQGGWGHGGHGGYPHHAAHAAHAAPDPDKARRSAGFAFWIVGILAGIILNVVFTVAEIGLAKAPGQMFAAVLKGALFAFLPLGFYLFVPAVLDRFDPEPWWCLAMAFLWGAVVATGFAGMINTGVAIFGTKAFGVQTGQILTTVVSAPLSEELFKGLAVLGFFYFLRREFDGVVDGIIYATFCALGFAAVENVSYYARADMADQLGPTFFLRGILAPWGHPLYTSMTGIGFGIARETSRTWVRVLAPLGGFGLGVFLHALWNFVPTVIPDAFFVMLLFWFLIVAAFFMIIVTLVVRKGRTIREFLRDEVLMGNLTQEELELVCSPVGRLKCTFSWRGATGRSFIRAGARLALSKWHTARAMKGQKRTISADFIGPLRRELATLRAQLAAMAPR, from the coding sequence ATGAGCAACCCCTACGGAAGCCCGCCCGGGCCTTACGGCCACCCTCCGCATCACCAGCACGCGCAGCGCCCGCAGCAAGGGCCCTACGGCCAGCCCCAAGGCGGCTGGGGCCACGGCGGCCATGGCGGCTACCCGCACCACGCAGCGCACGCGGCGCACGCGGCGCCCGACCCGGACAAGGCGCGGCGAAGCGCGGGGTTCGCGTTCTGGATCGTCGGGATCCTCGCGGGCATCATCCTCAACGTCGTCTTCACGGTCGCCGAGATCGGCCTCGCGAAGGCGCCTGGGCAGATGTTCGCGGCGGTGTTGAAGGGCGCGCTCTTCGCGTTCCTGCCGCTCGGCTTCTACCTGTTCGTGCCCGCCGTCCTCGACCGCTTCGACCCCGAGCCGTGGTGGTGCCTCGCCATGGCGTTCCTCTGGGGCGCGGTCGTCGCGACGGGCTTCGCGGGCATGATCAACACGGGCGTCGCCATCTTCGGCACCAAGGCGTTCGGCGTGCAGACCGGGCAGATCCTGACCACGGTGGTGAGCGCGCCGCTGTCCGAGGAGCTGTTCAAAGGGCTCGCGGTGCTCGGCTTCTTCTACTTCCTGCGGCGCGAGTTCGATGGCGTGGTCGACGGCATCATCTACGCGACGTTCTGCGCGCTCGGGTTCGCCGCGGTCGAGAACGTCAGCTATTACGCGCGCGCCGACATGGCCGATCAGCTCGGGCCGACGTTCTTTCTGCGCGGCATTCTCGCGCCCTGGGGGCACCCGCTCTACACGTCGATGACCGGCATCGGCTTCGGCATCGCGCGCGAGACCAGCCGGACCTGGGTGCGCGTGCTCGCGCCGCTCGGAGGCTTCGGGCTCGGCGTGTTCCTGCACGCGCTGTGGAACTTCGTGCCCACGGTCATCCCCGACGCGTTCTTCGTGATGCTGCTCTTCTGGTTCCTGATCGTCGCGGCGTTCTTCATGATCATCGTGACGCTGGTCGTCCGCAAAGGCCGCACGATCCGCGAGTTTTTGCGCGACGAGGTGCTGATGGGAAACCTGACGCAGGAGGAGCTGGAGCTGGTGTGCTCGCCGGTGGGGCGGCTCAAGTGCACGTTCTCCTGGCGCGGCGCGACGGGCCGCAGCTTCATCCGCGCGGGCGCGCGCCTGGCGCTCAGCAAGTGGCACACCGCGCGCGCGATGAAGGGGCAGAAGCGGACCATCAGCGCCGATTTCATCGGGCCGCTCCGGCGCGAGCTCGCCACCCTGCGCGCGCAGCTCGCGGCGATGGCGCCGCGGTGA
- a CDS encoding response regulator produces MARILVIEDEPALLKVLDYNFKHAGHEVLLAPSGEDGLRLARERRPDCILLDLNLPDVQGTEVCRSLQMSSETRDVPIVIVSARGDEVDRVVGFELGAIDYVVKPFSVRELLLRVGAILRRARATSGERRAAAFGALRIDEEAHRVWVDGREIELTLLEFKLLVALYENKERVQSRSALLDGVWGLDVGITTRTVDTHVKRLRDKLGRAGDYVQTVRGIGYRFADSPEPAESRVD; encoded by the coding sequence ATGGCAAGGATCCTGGTCATCGAAGACGAGCCCGCGCTGCTCAAGGTCCTCGATTACAATTTCAAGCATGCGGGGCACGAGGTCCTCCTCGCGCCCAGCGGCGAAGACGGGCTGCGCCTCGCGCGCGAGCGCCGGCCCGATTGCATCCTGCTCGACCTCAACCTGCCCGACGTACAGGGCACCGAGGTCTGCCGCAGCTTGCAGATGAGCTCCGAGACGCGCGACGTGCCGATCGTCATCGTCTCGGCGCGCGGCGACGAGGTGGACCGGGTGGTCGGCTTCGAGCTCGGCGCCATCGATTACGTGGTCAAGCCCTTCAGCGTGCGCGAGCTCCTCCTGCGGGTGGGGGCGATTCTACGGCGCGCCAGGGCGACCTCGGGCGAGCGGCGGGCGGCCGCGTTCGGGGCGCTGCGCATCGACGAAGAGGCGCACCGGGTGTGGGTCGACGGTCGGGAGATCGAGCTGACGTTGCTCGAATTCAAGCTGCTCGTGGCGCTCTACGAGAACAAGGAGCGCGTGCAGTCGAGGAGCGCGCTGCTCGACGGCGTGTGGGGCCTGGACGTGGGTATCACGACGCGCACCGTGGACACGCACGTGAAGCGCTTGCGGGACAAGCTCGGGCGCGCGGGCGACTACGTGCAGACGGTGCGCGGCATTGGTTATCGCTTCGCGGACAGCCCCGAGCCTGCGGAGTCGCGTGTCGATTGA
- a CDS encoding energy transducer TonB — translation MRFEAFSAGESDPGRKKRLAVGYATAIAICTMVGAVGASIKSEVAVEEEEEQVVDVQLAPPAEPPKPPPPPPAPAEPPPRAPAPPGPKHKPIVTPTAVPTEMPAEADPKEAKGSEDDYGEGSGEGSGEGVPGGTGAAPAVVAPPPPPPPPPPPPKPAGPIQLTENDTPPEAIATPQPAYPADVKAEGVEGTVVVRFVVTESGEVTNVTVVKGHPRLDPGVLATVRTWRFKPALSGGRPVSSYKTARFNFRIRT, via the coding sequence ATGCGTTTCGAAGCATTCAGCGCGGGCGAGAGCGATCCCGGCCGGAAGAAGCGGCTCGCGGTCGGCTATGCGACGGCAATCGCCATCTGCACGATGGTCGGCGCCGTGGGCGCGTCGATCAAGAGCGAGGTCGCCGTCGAGGAAGAGGAGGAGCAGGTCGTCGACGTGCAGCTCGCGCCGCCGGCGGAGCCGCCGAAGCCGCCTCCGCCCCCGCCTGCACCTGCCGAGCCCCCGCCGCGCGCGCCCGCGCCGCCGGGGCCCAAGCACAAGCCGATCGTGACGCCCACGGCGGTGCCGACCGAGATGCCGGCCGAGGCCGATCCGAAAGAAGCAAAAGGGTCGGAGGACGATTACGGGGAGGGCTCGGGCGAGGGCTCGGGCGAGGGCGTGCCCGGGGGGACGGGCGCGGCGCCTGCGGTCGTTGCGCCGCCGCCGCCGCCGCCACCGCCTCCCCCGCCGCCGAAGCCGGCGGGGCCGATTCAGCTCACCGAGAACGATACGCCGCCCGAGGCCATTGCGACCCCGCAGCCGGCGTATCCGGCGGACGTGAAGGCCGAGGGGGTCGAGGGGACCGTCGTCGTGCGGTTCGTCGTGACCGAGTCGGGCGAGGTCACGAATGTCACGGTGGTGAAGGGCCATCCGCGGCTCGATCCGGGGGTGCTCGCGACGGTGAGGACGTGGCGCTTCAAGCCCGCCCTCTCGGGGGGCAGGCCGGTGTCGAGCTACAAGACCGCCCGCTTCAATTTCCGCATCAGGACCTGA
- a CDS encoding MotA/TolQ/ExbB proton channel family protein has protein sequence MSFDLAHIWASMGLVSKLIAFVLVLMAIASIAVAVERVIALGRSNKETQRFVKEAQPLLDAWDTREIVAVADRYRGSVLARLVGAAMRRFLKAESEPDGNLSPVELARREVGRRREALSADLRRGLSVLATVGSVSPFVGLLGTVVGIITAFQSIATTGSGGLGAVSAGIAEALIETALGLSVAIPAVLLFNYLNGKISTVEMALERSAGELLDDMEHQHGRDSFERSVEEAA, from the coding sequence ATGTCATTCGATCTCGCGCACATCTGGGCGAGCATGGGCTTGGTCAGCAAGCTCATCGCCTTCGTGCTCGTGCTCATGGCCATTGCGAGCATCGCGGTCGCCGTGGAGCGGGTGATCGCGCTCGGGCGCTCGAACAAGGAGACGCAGCGCTTCGTGAAGGAGGCGCAGCCGCTGCTCGACGCGTGGGACACGAGGGAGATCGTCGCGGTGGCCGACCGATATCGGGGATCGGTGCTCGCGCGCCTCGTCGGGGCCGCGATGCGGCGGTTTCTGAAGGCCGAGAGCGAGCCGGATGGCAATCTCTCGCCGGTGGAATTGGCGCGGCGCGAGGTGGGACGGCGGCGCGAGGCGCTCTCGGCGGATCTGCGGCGGGGTTTGTCGGTCCTCGCCACCGTGGGCTCGGTGTCGCCGTTCGTGGGCCTCCTGGGGACGGTCGTGGGTATCATCACCGCGTTCCAGAGCATTGCGACGACGGGCTCGGGCGGGCTCGGGGCGGTGAGCGCGGGCATCGCGGAGGCGCTGATCGAGACGGCGCTCGGGCTCAGCGTCGCCATCCCGGCGGTGCTGCTCTTCAATTATCTGAACGGGAAGATCTCGACGGTCGAGATGGCGCTCGAGCGCAGCGCGGGCGAGCTGCTCGACGACATGGAGCACCAGCATGGGCGCGACAGTTTCGAGCGGTCGGTCGAAGAAGCAGCCTGA
- a CDS encoding ExbD/TolR family protein, translating to MGATVSSGRSKKQPEPDINITPLVDVVLVLLIIFMVIAPELEHGERVELPSVQQPDEKSKSKLDPITVTMTARGTVFLEKEPLADLATLSGRLGELRKTEPDRRIVLKGDSSVAYVKMREAFAVCQKAGFAGVALSVSQKGGAKKGEEG from the coding sequence ATGGGCGCGACAGTTTCGAGCGGTCGGTCGAAGAAGCAGCCTGAGCCGGACATCAACATCACGCCGCTCGTCGACGTGGTCCTGGTGCTGCTCATCATCTTCATGGTCATCGCGCCCGAGCTCGAGCACGGCGAGCGGGTGGAGCTGCCGAGCGTGCAGCAGCCGGACGAGAAATCGAAATCGAAGCTCGATCCGATCACGGTGACCATGACGGCGCGCGGCACGGTCTTTCTCGAGAAGGAGCCGCTCGCGGATCTGGCGACGCTCTCGGGCAGGCTCGGGGAGCTGCGCAAGACGGAGCCCGACCGGCGGATCGTCTTGAAGGGCGATTCCTCGGTCGCTTACGTGAAGATGCGCGAGGCGTTCGCGGTCTGCCAGAAGGCGGGTTTTGCGGGCGTGGCGCTGTCGGTGAGCCAAAAGGGCGGCGCGAAGAAGGGCGAGGAGGGCTGA
- a CDS encoding ExbD/TolR family protein has translation MQVSGSEKKGVAQPVMNVTPLVDVVLVLLIIFMVVTPLLNKQMWLNLPKKDEDAKNEPPPPDADKPVVLTVDEGGVVKINQTVVERGELRERLRRIFAARSDQLLYFDAADEAPYGIAVEVMDIAKMGGAKGIAILTEKPGG, from the coding sequence ATGCAGGTCTCGGGATCGGAGAAGAAGGGCGTCGCGCAGCCGGTGATGAACGTGACCCCGCTCGTCGACGTGGTTCTGGTCCTGCTCATCATCTTCATGGTGGTGACGCCGCTCCTGAACAAGCAGATGTGGCTGAATCTGCCCAAAAAGGACGAGGACGCGAAGAACGAGCCGCCGCCGCCGGACGCGGACAAACCCGTGGTGTTGACGGTGGACGAGGGCGGCGTCGTGAAGATCAACCAGACGGTGGTGGAGCGCGGGGAGCTTCGGGAGAGGTTGCGCCGCATCTTCGCGGCCCGGAGCGATCAGCTCCTGTATTTCGACGCAGCCGACGAGGCGCCCTACGGGATTGCCGTCGAGGTGATGGATATCGCCAAGATGGGCGGCGCCAAGGGCATCGCGATACTGACCGAGAAGCCCGGCGGCTGA